Proteins from a single region of Cryptococcus neoformans var. grubii H99 chromosome 5, complete sequence:
- a CDS encoding elongation factor 2, with amino-acid sequence MVNFTVDEIRALMDKPTNIRNMSVIAHVDHGKSTLTDSLVSKAGIIASSKAGEMRFTDTRQDEIDRGITIKSTAISMYFPLDKDDVAEIKQKTEGNEFLINLIDSPGHVDFSSEVTAALRVTDGALVVVDCVEGVCVQTETVLRQSLGERVKPVLIINKVDRALLELQVSKEDLYQSFCRTIESVNVIISTYTDPALGDTMVYPEQGTVAFGSGLHGWAFSLRNFAGRYSKKFGVDKAKLMPKLWGDNYFNPKTKKWTKSAEAGVERAFNMFVLDPIFRLFDSIMNFKKDEIPKLLEKLEIKLSSEERDLEGKQLLKVVMRKFLPAGDSLLEMICINLPSPVTAQKYRVETLYEGPMDDESAIGIRDCDPKGPLMVYVSKMVPTSDKGRFYAFGRVFSGTVSSGPKVRIQGPNFVPGKKDDSVIKSIQRTVLMMGRSTEAIEDCPAGNIIGLVGVDQFLLKSGTLTTSETAHNMRVMKFSVSPVVQVAVECKNASDLPKLVEGLKRLSKSDPCVKTWMGDSGEIIVAGAGELHLEICLNDLENDHAGVPLRKSDPVVGYRETVTAESSMIALSKSQNKHNRLYVKAEPLGEELTRDIEEGKVAPRDDPKTRARYLADTYGWDVTEARKIWCFGPDTTGPNVFLDGSKAVQYMNEIKDSCVAAFQWATKEGGVAEEPMRGIRFNILDCTLHADAIHRGGGQIIPTARRVCYAAQLLATPAFQEPMFLVEIAVPESAQGGVYSCLNVRRGHVFSAEQRPGTPMYTLKAYLPVSESFGFNADLRAATGGQAFPQAVFDHWEEMNSNPTEVGSKTNVLAVNIRTRKGLKPDVPPYDTYYDKL; translated from the exons ATG GTTAA CTTCACCGTCGACGAGATCCGTGCGCTTATGG ACAAGCCCACCAACATCCGAAACATGTCTGTCATTGCGCACGTCGACCATGGAAAGTCCACTCTTACCGACTCCCTtgtctccaaggccggtATCATTGCTTCCTCCAAGGCTGGTGAGATGCGATTCACCGACACTCG TCAGGACGAGATTGATCGTGGTATCACCATCAAGTCCACTGCCATCTCTATGTACTTCCCCCTTGACAAGGATGATGTTGCTGAGATCAAGCAGAAGACCGAGG GTAACGAGTTCTTGATTAACTTGATCGACTCTCCCGGTCACGTTGACTTCTCCTCTGAAGTTACCGCCGCTCTCCGTGTCACCGACGG TGCTCTTGTCGTTGTTGACTGTGTTGAGGGTGTCTGTGTCCAGACTGAGACTGTCCTCCGTCAGTCTTTGGGTGAACGAGTCAAGCCCGTCCTTATCATCAACAAGGTCGACCGAGCTCTTCTCGAGTTGCAGGTTTCCAAGGAAGACCTTTACCAGTCTTTCTGCCGAACCATTGAGTCCGTCAACGTTATCATTTCCACTTACACCGATCCCGCTCTCGGAGACACCATGGTCTACCCCGAGCAGGGTACCGTCGCCTTCGGTTCCGGTCTCCACGGTTGGGCTTTCTCTCTCCGAAACTTCGCTGGCCGATACTCCAAGAAGTTCGGTGTTGACAAGGCTAAGCTCATGCCCAAGCTTTGGGGTGACAATTACTTCAACCCCAAGACTAAGAAGTGGACCAAGTCTGCGGAAGCCGGTGTTGAGCGTGCTTTCAACATGTTCGTCCTTGACCCCATCTTCCGTCTCTTTGACTCTATCATGAACttcaagaaggacgagaTCCCCAAGCTCCTCGAAAAGCTCGAGATCAAGCTTTCTTCCGAGGAGAGGGACCTCGAGGGCAAGCAGCTCCTCAAGGTTGTTATGCGAAAGTTCCTCCCCGCTGGTGACTCTCTTCTCGAGATGATCTGTATCAACCTTCCCTCTCCCGTTACCGCCCAGAAATATCGTGTCGAGACTCTTTACGAGGGCCCCATGGACGACGAGTCCGCCATCGGTATTAGGGACTGTGACCCCAAGGGTCCTTTGATGGTCTACGTCTCCAAGATGGTTCCCACTTCCGACAAGGGTCGATTCTACGCTTTCGGTCGAGTCTTCTCCGGTACCGTTTCTTCCGGCCCTAAGGTCCGAATCCAGGGTCCTAACTTCGTTCCcggcaagaaggatgacTCCGTTATCAAGTCTATCCAGCGAACCGTTCTTATGATGGGTCGATCCACCGAGGCCATCGAGGACTGCCCTGCTGGTAACATCATCGGTTTGGTCGGTGTTGACCAGTTCTTGCTCAAGAGCGGTACCCTTACCACCTCCGAGACTGCCCACAACATGCGAGTCATGAAGTTCTCCGTCTCCCCTGTCGTGCAAGTCGCCGTTGAGTGTAAGAACGCCTCTGACCTCCCCAAGCTTGTCGAGGGTCTTAAGCGTCTTTCCAAGTCCGACCCCTGTGTCAAGACCTGGATGGGTGACTCTGGTGAGATCATCGTTGCTGGTGCCGGTGAGCTCCACTTGGAAATCTGTCTTAACGACCTCGAGAACGACCACGCCGGTGTTCCTCTCCGAAAGTCTGACCCCGTCGTCGGCTATCGAGAGACCGTCACCGCCGAGTCTTCCATGATCGCTCTTTCCAAGTCTCAGAACAAGCACAACCGACTTTATGTCAAGGCTGAGCCTCTTGGTGAGGAACTTACCCGAGACATTGAGGAGGGTAAGGTCGCTCCCCGAGATGACCCCAAGACCCGTGCTCGATACCTTGCCGACACCTACGGCTGGGATGTTACCGAGGCTAGGAAGATCTGGTGTTTCGGTCCCGACACTACCGGTCCTAACGTTTTCCTTGACGGTTCTAAGGCTGTTCAGTACATGAACGAAATCAAGGACTCTTGTGTTGCTGCCTTCCAGTGGGCTACCAAGGAGGGTGGTGTTGCTGAGGAGCCTATGCGAGGTATCCGATTCAACATCCTCGATTGTACT CTTCACGCCGATGCCATCCACCGAGGTGGTGGTCAGATCATCCCCACCGCTCGACGAGTCTGCTACGCCGCTCAGCTCCTCGCCACCCCCGCTTTCCAGGAGCCTATGTTCTTGGTCGAGATTGCCGTTCCCGAGTCTGCCCAGGGTGGTGTTTAC TCTTGTCTGAACGTCCGACGAGGTCACGTCTTCTCCGCCGAGCAAAGGCCTGGTACCCCCATGTACACCCTCAAGGCTTACTTGCCTGTTTCCGAGTCCTTCGGTTTCAACGCTGATCTCCGAGCTGCTACTGGTGGTCAGGCGTTCCCTCAGGCC GTGTTCGACCACtgggaggagatgaacaGTAACCCCACTGAGGTCGGAAGCAAGACCAACG TGCTCGCTGTCAACATCCGAACCAGGAAGGGTCTTAAGCCCGATGTTCCTCCTTATGACACTTACTACGACAAGCTCTAA
- a CDS encoding elongation factor 2, variant: MDKPTNIRNMSVIAHVDHGKSTLTDSLVSKAGIIASSKAGEMRFTDTRQDEIDRGITIKSTAISMYFPLDKDDVAEIKQKTEGNEFLINLIDSPGHVDFSSEVTAALRVTDGALVVVDCVEGVCVQTETVLRQSLGERVKPVLIINKVDRALLELQVSKEDLYQSFCRTIESVNVIISTYTDPALGDTMVYPEQGTVAFGSGLHGWAFSLRNFAGRYSKKFGVDKAKLMPKLWGDNYFNPKTKKWTKSAEAGVERAFNMFVLDPIFRLFDSIMNFKKDEIPKLLEKLEIKLSSEERDLEGKQLLKVVMRKFLPAGDSLLEMICINLPSPVTAQKYRVETLYEGPMDDESAIGIRDCDPKGPLMVYVSKMVPTSDKGRFYAFGRVFSGTVSSGPKVRIQGPNFVPGKKDDSVIKSIQRTVLMMGRSTEAIEDCPAGNIIGLVGVDQFLLKSGTLTTSETAHNMRVMKFSVSPVVQVAVECKNASDLPKLVEGLKRLSKSDPCVKTWMGDSGEIIVAGAGELHLEICLNDLENDHAGVPLRKSDPVVGYRETVTAESSMIALSKSQNKHNRLYVKAEPLGEELTRDIEEGKVAPRDDPKTRARYLADTYGWDVTEARKIWCFGPDTTGPNVFLDGSKAVQYMNEIKDSCVAAFQWATKEGGVAEEPMRGIRFNILDCTLHADAIHRGGGQIIPTARRVCYAAQLLATPAFQEPMFLVEIAVPESAQGGVYSCLNVRRGHVFSAEQRPGTPMYTLKAYLPVSESFGFNADLRAATGGQAFPQAVFDHWEEMNSNPTEVGSKTNVLAVNIRTRKGLKPDVPPYDTYYDKL; encoded by the exons ATGG ACAAGCCCACCAACATCCGAAACATGTCTGTCATTGCGCACGTCGACCATGGAAAGTCCACTCTTACCGACTCCCTtgtctccaaggccggtATCATTGCTTCCTCCAAGGCTGGTGAGATGCGATTCACCGACACTCG TCAGGACGAGATTGATCGTGGTATCACCATCAAGTCCACTGCCATCTCTATGTACTTCCCCCTTGACAAGGATGATGTTGCTGAGATCAAGCAGAAGACCGAGG GTAACGAGTTCTTGATTAACTTGATCGACTCTCCCGGTCACGTTGACTTCTCCTCTGAAGTTACCGCCGCTCTCCGTGTCACCGACGG TGCTCTTGTCGTTGTTGACTGTGTTGAGGGTGTCTGTGTCCAGACTGAGACTGTCCTCCGTCAGTCTTTGGGTGAACGAGTCAAGCCCGTCCTTATCATCAACAAGGTCGACCGAGCTCTTCTCGAGTTGCAGGTTTCCAAGGAAGACCTTTACCAGTCTTTCTGCCGAACCATTGAGTCCGTCAACGTTATCATTTCCACTTACACCGATCCCGCTCTCGGAGACACCATGGTCTACCCCGAGCAGGGTACCGTCGCCTTCGGTTCCGGTCTCCACGGTTGGGCTTTCTCTCTCCGAAACTTCGCTGGCCGATACTCCAAGAAGTTCGGTGTTGACAAGGCTAAGCTCATGCCCAAGCTTTGGGGTGACAATTACTTCAACCCCAAGACTAAGAAGTGGACCAAGTCTGCGGAAGCCGGTGTTGAGCGTGCTTTCAACATGTTCGTCCTTGACCCCATCTTCCGTCTCTTTGACTCTATCATGAACttcaagaaggacgagaTCCCCAAGCTCCTCGAAAAGCTCGAGATCAAGCTTTCTTCCGAGGAGAGGGACCTCGAGGGCAAGCAGCTCCTCAAGGTTGTTATGCGAAAGTTCCTCCCCGCTGGTGACTCTCTTCTCGAGATGATCTGTATCAACCTTCCCTCTCCCGTTACCGCCCAGAAATATCGTGTCGAGACTCTTTACGAGGGCCCCATGGACGACGAGTCCGCCATCGGTATTAGGGACTGTGACCCCAAGGGTCCTTTGATGGTCTACGTCTCCAAGATGGTTCCCACTTCCGACAAGGGTCGATTCTACGCTTTCGGTCGAGTCTTCTCCGGTACCGTTTCTTCCGGCCCTAAGGTCCGAATCCAGGGTCCTAACTTCGTTCCcggcaagaaggatgacTCCGTTATCAAGTCTATCCAGCGAACCGTTCTTATGATGGGTCGATCCACCGAGGCCATCGAGGACTGCCCTGCTGGTAACATCATCGGTTTGGTCGGTGTTGACCAGTTCTTGCTCAAGAGCGGTACCCTTACCACCTCCGAGACTGCCCACAACATGCGAGTCATGAAGTTCTCCGTCTCCCCTGTCGTGCAAGTCGCCGTTGAGTGTAAGAACGCCTCTGACCTCCCCAAGCTTGTCGAGGGTCTTAAGCGTCTTTCCAAGTCCGACCCCTGTGTCAAGACCTGGATGGGTGACTCTGGTGAGATCATCGTTGCTGGTGCCGGTGAGCTCCACTTGGAAATCTGTCTTAACGACCTCGAGAACGACCACGCCGGTGTTCCTCTCCGAAAGTCTGACCCCGTCGTCGGCTATCGAGAGACCGTCACCGCCGAGTCTTCCATGATCGCTCTTTCCAAGTCTCAGAACAAGCACAACCGACTTTATGTCAAGGCTGAGCCTCTTGGTGAGGAACTTACCCGAGACATTGAGGAGGGTAAGGTCGCTCCCCGAGATGACCCCAAGACCCGTGCTCGATACCTTGCCGACACCTACGGCTGGGATGTTACCGAGGCTAGGAAGATCTGGTGTTTCGGTCCCGACACTACCGGTCCTAACGTTTTCCTTGACGGTTCTAAGGCTGTTCAGTACATGAACGAAATCAAGGACTCTTGTGTTGCTGCCTTCCAGTGGGCTACCAAGGAGGGTGGTGTTGCTGAGGAGCCTATGCGAGGTATCCGATTCAACATCCTCGATTGTACT CTTCACGCCGATGCCATCCACCGAGGTGGTGGTCAGATCATCCCCACCGCTCGACGAGTCTGCTACGCCGCTCAGCTCCTCGCCACCCCCGCTTTCCAGGAGCCTATGTTCTTGGTCGAGATTGCCGTTCCCGAGTCTGCCCAGGGTGGTGTTTAC TCTTGTCTGAACGTCCGACGAGGTCACGTCTTCTCCGCCGAGCAAAGGCCTGGTACCCCCATGTACACCCTCAAGGCTTACTTGCCTGTTTCCGAGTCCTTCGGTTTCAACGCTGATCTCCGAGCTGCTACTGGTGGTCAGGCGTTCCCTCAGGCC GTGTTCGACCACtgggaggagatgaacaGTAACCCCACTGAGGTCGGAAGCAAGACCAACG TGCTCGCTGTCAACATCCGAACCAGGAAGGGTCTTAAGCCCGATGTTCCTCCTTATGACACTTACTACGACAAGCTCTAA
- a CDS encoding mitochondrial RNA helicase: MSHKMITRQLARVTYIRPICTQCRQLSIASRLLRQYIPRSERQDSSRSNRKQQGKRPFAYTQREPVQLTIDDFKPKTPPKASFLIRSMLQRLPEWATSSRAMVRLKTYGLEASLVRELSKEWLHGVKSSLSGITSEEEAKAALERGGWDPEGLLIAISEDRFMSTLESLALRQFLTSILPSSLLSSAQKSHISSILSATDLTRLIHSTDFLPSRAIKRHFHLHIGPTNSGKTYNALKALSIATTGAYAGPLRLLAHEVWERMNLGSVGGLDGKGRECNLLTGEERRVVHPDAGLLSCTVEMLPLAGLSGTGFDVVVIDEIQMLGDGQRGGAWTKAVLGVAAKEIHLCGDETTVDLLRGMIAFLGDDLTVHQYNRLTPLSVANESLKNDYTKVEDGDCIVTFSRSNIFEVKKQVESQAGKKCAVVYGALPPETRAEQARDFNDEDGASKVLVASDAVGMGLNLKIRRIIFESLSKFNGKSQVPLSLMQIKQIAGRAGRFKTGNDLTKISNISAPDEAPAAGGIATTLAKDDLPILKELMTWSLPSISRAKLEIPTSGLVQLSTLLPASTTYAELLSHFSALAKPPSSTIIAAHDHKLPLAELVEPFRDRLSLGEMDLFCFAPVNTRDERAKEIFVNLIEDYAEEGCVLIDNIFEGLQTNMLDTLDQVHEILVTLPPMPPPGQAGSKKASIPPFIINSLPVLETLHKTLVLYIWLSFRLEVAFPDRPKAVEYKVKCEGVLEDCLERMPGLKPSKKAKSAVSKKTLKELEEEKQRRKQEEDEKKKIEWRSGSEVKKEQSKKMWKNLALTGDGEEVGRRLDKRLDVGNEKEQ, from the exons ATGTCACACAAGATGATCACTAGACAGCTGGCGCGGGTAACTTATATCCGCCCGATTTGTACTCAATGCCGTCAACTGTCCATTGCATCCAGACTCCTTCGTCAATATATCCCTCGATCCGAAAGACAAGATTCGTCTCGTTCAAACAGAAAACAGCAAGGCAAACGGCCATTCGCATACACCCAGAGAGAACCTGTTCAACTCACTATCGATGACTTCAAACCCAAAACGCCACCGAAAGCGAGTTTTCTCATTCGCTCGATGCTCCAAAGACTACCTGAATGGGCGACATCATCGCGAGCTATGGTCAGGCTTAAGACATACGGTCTGGAAGCAAGTTTGGTACGGGAGCTTTCCAAAGAATGGCTACATGGGGTGAAAAGCAGTCTGTCAGGGATCACctcagaggaagaagccaaggcTGCGTTAGAGAGGGGAGGATGGGACCCAGAAGGTCTTTTGATCGCAATATCGGAAGATCGTTTCATGTCCACTCTCGAATCATTGGCTCTTCGCCAATTCCTTACGTCCATTCTCCCATCCTCACTGCTCAGTAGCGCTCAGAAATCCCATATATCCTCTATCCTCTCCGCCACAGATCTTACACGATTGATACACTCCACAGatttcctcccttctcgAGCCATCAAGCGTCATTTTCACCTCCACATCGGCCCGACTAACTCTGGTAAAACATACAACGCCCTAAAAGCGCTCAGTATAGCAACTACGGGAGCATATGCTGGCCCCCTTAGGCTACTAGCACATGAGGtgtgggagaggatgaattTGGGTAGCGTCGGAGGTTTAGAcgggaagggaagggaatgTAATTTGTTGACGGGTGAAGAGCGCAGAGTGGTTCATCCCGATGCGGGGCTTTTAAGCTGTACAGTTGAGATGTTACCGCTGGCTGGGCTAAGTGGAACGGGCTTTGATGTCGTTGTGATTGACGAGATCCAAATGCTGGGTGATGGCCAGAGAGGAGGCGCTTGGACAAAGGCTGTTTTGGGTGTAGCAGCGAAGGAGATCCATCTGTGTGGTGACGAAACAACAGTCGACTTGCTGCGAGGGATGATAGCTTTTTTGGGGGATGACCTCACGGTACACCAGTACAATCGTCTCACTCCCCTATCTGTCGCCAACGAATCTCTCAAAAACGACTACACCAAGGTTGAAGACGGTGATTGCATCGTTACATTTTCAAGGTCGAACATCTTTGAAGTCAAGAAACAGGTGGAGAGTCAAGCAGGAAAAAAGTGCGCGGTCGTTTATGGAGCTTTACCGCCAGAGACCAGAGCCGAACAAGCAAGAGATTTcaatgacgaggatggCGCGAGCAAGGTCCTCGTAGCGAGCGATGCTGTGGGAATGGGTCTCAACTT AAAGATCCGCCGAATCATTTTCGAATCACTTTCCAAGTTCAACGGCAAATCTCAAGtgcctctttctcttaTGCAGATTAAACAAATCGCAGGTCGTGCAGGCCGTTTCAAGACTGGCAACGATTTAACCAAAATCTCAAACATCTCCGCACCTGACGAAGCCCCTGCCGCTGGCGGTATCGCAACCACCCTCGCCAAAGATGACCTACCCATCCTTAAAGAACTCATGACCTGgtcccttccttccatctcccgcGCAAAGCTCGAAATACCCACCAGCGGTCTCGTTCAGCTTtctacccttcttcctgcttCCACTACCTACGCTGAACTTTTATCGCACTTTTCGGCCCTTGCCAAGCCTCCTTCGTCAACTATCATCGCTGCCCATGATCATAAGCTGCCCTTAGCGGAGCTCGTGGAGCCTTTCCGGGACCGATTGAGCTTGGGCGAGATGGACCTTTTCTGCTTTGCTCCAGTGAACACAAGGGATGAGAGGGCGAAGGAAATCTTTGTCAACCTTATTGAGGACTAcgctgaagaaggttgtGTACTGATAGACAACATCTTTGAAGGGCTGCAAACGAACATGCTAGATACCCTCGATCAAGTCCACGAGATTCTCGTTACGCTCCCTCCTATGCCACCCCCAGGCCAAGCAGGTAGCAAGAAAGCATCCATCCCACCATTTATCATCAACTCCCTTCCAGTTCTTGAAACACTACACAAAACTCTTGTCCTCTACATTTGGCTCAGCTTTAGGCTGGAGGTCGCTTTCCCCGACCGACCGAAAGCGGTAGAGTACAAGGTCAAGTGCGAAGGGGTGCTAGAAGACTGTTTGGAGAGGATGCCTGGGCTGAAGCCTAgcaagaaggccaagagcGCGGTTTCGAAGAAAACTTTgaaggagttggaagaggagaagcaaaggaggaagcaggaggaagatgagaaaaagaaaatcGAGTGGAGAAGTGGGAGTGAAGTaaagaaggagcagagtaagaagatgtggaagaaTCTAGCACTTACtggggatggagaagaggtgggaAGGAGACTTGACAAGCGGTTGGATGTGGGTAATGAGAAAGAGCAATAG
- a CDS encoding PH domain-containing protein produces the protein MSGPQQQPIPAPPPSQSEIERKLSFRSTVPPRPIDSPKKPRKLSHTLPHSALSGNDSDSSIASSIPTQSIVSPNASGHPTSPLLTPATTSAGGLSAIAENKFGGDEEIVSMMELEDVEEEEEEAVEGAESASEDEEAQDELQRGMEGQRVVMSGYLYKKQEKRRAWKKRWFVLRNEKLAYYKDDKEYSLKRVINLREIHTVAPVVIKKHPNTFGIVVPKRTFFVKAPSVAEMDEWVHAINEMRRRISEKEEEAKRDHHPKSMSVPRNPPTLHSIDTVSPTNTTYMGPIVSSPQPTVLSPSSPIDNNLTSRFAKISLPARSPSNQSIHTLQGSHIPSGISNIASRGVSGPSKREASTGSMSSADHLRNVRPPASSEDEDELETPVAPADPKKVILSAYLMKQSKRRKDVWRKRWFVLTSSALAYSRSHMETKAQQVIPLSSILDALEVLDPASDGNESDRLSAHGHTHPVHSHSHHSFTHAQSPTSSSRQFMRGRLGSNPTSSDTRLSKDDEHIFRLITAKRTFHLCAPTEEDEIKWLAAFRALLEQQRGERSASFNVGGFSAQPNQQAQSSQGQGKRMTVPVITQQPPTPGLSSSVSLNSSVQDPMSASSVLEPPIPASEVAPLLALPSGSQTTSTPTSAQSQSQTQQSQPQDPPSAQSQVHVGGVPPSNGGQRGRSATYTAKSAVADVVRRFHAEKERET, from the exons ATGTCAGGTC CCCAGCAACAGCCGATCCCTGCGCCCCCACCTTCTCAGTCGGAGATTGAAAGGAAGCTCTCCTTCCGCTCTACCGTACCCCCTCGTCCTATCGACTCTCCTAAGAAACCAAGG AAACTCTCACACACTCTCCCCCACTCTGCGTTGTCAGGCAACGATTCTGACTCTTCAATCgcatcttccatcccaaCTCAGAGCATTGTTTCTCCTAATGCCTCTGGCCACCCCACTTCCCCGCTTCTCACCCCGGCTACAACATCTGCTGGTGGATTGTCTGCCATTGCCGAGAACAAATTTGGtggcgatgaagaaattGTCTCGATGATGGAGTTAGAGGatgtagaagaagaagaagaagaagcggtTGAAGGTGCGGAGAGCGCaagtgaagatgaagaagctcaagatgAGCTGCAGAGGGGTATGGAGGGTCAGAGAGTTGTCATGAGCGGGTACTTGTACAAGAAgcaagaaaagagaagg GCTTGGAAAAAGCGGTGGTTCGTCTTGCGTAATGAAAAGTTGGCATATTATAAGGACGACAAGGAATATTCCCTCAAGCGAGTGATTAACCTTCGCGAGATCCACACTGTCGCGCCTGTCGTCATAAAGAAACACCCGAACACTTTCGGCATTGTTGTGCCCAAGCGCACATTCTTCGTGAAAGCACCTTCTGTTGCGGAAATGGACGAATGGGTCCATGCGATTAATGAGATGCGTCGAAGGATTtcggagaaggaagaggaggcaaaGAGGGACCACCACCCAAAGTCCATGTCCGTCCCTCGAAACCCACCAACTCTTCACTCCATTGATACTGTCTCGCCTACCAACACAACCTATATGGGTCCTAttgtctcttctcctcaacccaccgtcctctctccttccagccCTATCGACAACAATTTGACTTCACGATTCGCCAAGATATCCCTTCCTGCTCGATCACCAAGCAATCAATCAATTCACACTTTGCAAGGTTCCCATATTCCCTCAGGTATCAGCAACATTGCCTCTCGAGGAGTCAGCGGGCCATCCAAGCGCGAGGCGTCGACTGGAAGTATGTCCTCGGCCGATCATCTTCGCAATGTACGTCCACCAGCAAGCtccgaagatgaagatgaactCGAAACGCCGGTCGCACCTGCAGACCCGAAAAAAGTAATATTATCGGCGTACTTGATGAAGCAgagcaaaagaaggaaggatgtgtggagaaagagatggttTGTGTTGACTTCGTCTGCGCTGGCGTATTCGAGGAGTCATATG GAAACCAAGGCTCAACAAGTCATCCCCCTTTCGTCCATCCTCGACGCTCTTGAAGTCTTGGATCCTGCATCTGACGGAAATGAATCAGATCGTCTCTCCGCACACGGCCACACCCATCCCGTCCATTCGCACTCACATCATTCTTTCACGCATGCTCAATCTCCTACCTCATCCTCACGCCAATTCATGCGAGGCCGTTTGGGCTCTAATCCTACTTCTTCTGATACACGGCTTTCGAAAGACGACGAGCACATCTTCAGGTTGATCACTGCGAAGCGGACTTTCCACCTCTGTGCGCCTactgaggaagatgaaatcAAGTGGTTGGCAGCGTTCAGGGCTTTGCTTGAACAacaaagaggagagaggagcGCGTCGTTCAATGTAGGCGGCTTCTCTGCTCAACCAAATCAGCAAGCCCAGTCGTCTCAGgggcaagggaaaagaatgacCGTCCCAGTTATCACTCAACAACCTCCCACCCCTGGACTGTCTAGTTCTGTATCTCTTAACTCAAGCGTACAGGATCCAATGTCGGCAAGTTCTGTCCTTGAACCACCTATTCCTGCCTCGGAAGTGGCGCCTCTACTCGCTTTACCCTCAGGATCGCAAACGACTTCAACGCCAACATCAGCGCAATCACAATCACAAACTCAGCAGTCTCAACCCCAAGATCCCCCATCAGCTCAATCTCAAGTACATGTAGGAGGCGTGCCTCCCTCCAACGGGGGGCAGAGAGGACGGAGTGCGACATATACGGCCAAGAGTGCAGTAGCGGATGTTGTGAGACGGTTCCACgccgagaaggagagagagacaTGA
- a CDS encoding methylene-fatty-acyl-phospholipid synthase: protein MSKLPPIPSWIPGADLLHPTFRYTTPAVPSTVDELHKLLESKASLYAFVAMTAFNPIFWNFVARNEYRNKTITKIVQSPLIGCYLLAITIFSISAFRDHLFLGAVKDQPSLAILGHPAIKAAAISLFASGQTFVITSMWALGVTGTYLGDYFGILMSHRVTSFPFNVLSDPMYVGSFLTHLGTALWFQSPAGIVLAAWVWIVYAIALKFEGPFTDKIYSAKNKKVDGYSSSSSVPTSTSATFPATPSRRSGRLAARASAPNSDADSDSGSASAAPIKATPRKTARKSVARGEVATPRRVTRSRSQGLASGISGEE from the exons ATGTCTAAGCTCCCCCCTATTCCTTCATGGATTCCCGGCGccgaccttcttcacccCACTTTCCGGTACACTACTCCCGCCGTCCCTTCCACCGTCGATGAACTTCACAAGTTGCTTGAATCCAAGGCCAGCTTGTACGCCTTTGTTGCCATGACCGCTTTCAACCCTATCTTCTGGAACTTTGTGGCACGAAATG AATACCGTAACAAGACCATCACCAAAATTGTGCAATCCCCTTTGATCGGCTGCTACCTTTTGGCAAttaccatcttttccatctctgcTTTCAGAGACCACCT GTTCCTTGGTGCTGTCAAGGACCAACCGTCCCTCGCCATACTCGGTCACCCTGCTATCAAGGCCGCTGCTATTTCTCTCTTCGCTTCTGGTCAGACATTTGTCATTACCTCCATGTGGGCTTTGGGTGTCACTGGCACTTATCTCGGTGACTACTTTGGTATCCTCATGTCCCACCGTGTGACCTCTTTCCCATTCAACGTTCTTTCCGATCCCATGTATGTTGGCTCTTTCCTTACCCACTTGGGTACTGCTTTGTGGTTCCAATCTCCTGCGGGTATTGTCCTTGCTGCTTGGGTCTGGATTGTCTACGCCATTGCTCTAAAGTTTGAGGG CCCCTTCACCGACAAGATCTACTCCgccaagaacaagaaggtcGACGGatattcctcctcttcttctgtacCTACCTCTACTTCGGCTACGTTCCCTGCTACCCCTTCCCGACGATCCGGTCGACTTGCCGCCAGGGCTTCCGCACCCAACTCTGATGCGGACTCTGACAGCGGTAGTGCTAGCGCTGCACCTATAAAAGCTACTCCCAGAAAAACTGCCAGGAAGAGCGTTGCGAGGGGTGAAGTGGCTACTCCTAGACGAGTGACCAGGAGCCGAAGTCAAGGCCTTGCTAGTGGTATTAGTGGGGAGGAGTAG